The proteins below come from a single Burkholderia contaminans genomic window:
- a CDS encoding CmpA/NrtA family ABC transporter substrate-binding protein has product MDTSSATAPERAHLRLGFVALSDAAPLIVAQRLNLGERHGLTLELSRQPSWAAVRDKLLSGELDAAHALYGLVCGLQLGIGGPQADMAALVVLNRNGQAISLSRGLADAYRAGGSVRDAFATLGRKPLLAQTFPTGTHAMWLNHWLASHDVDPLRDVRSVVIPPPEMVAALAGGELDGFCAGEPWHAVAEACGAGRTVAVTSEIWPDHPEKVLAARRDFVALYPATARALIRTLVDACAWLDSAAHRREAADWLASPDALGVPARLIAPRLLGDYGSGPFAVPPLPIRFHDGGAVNRPDPREGEWFLSQYRRWGMLDGAHDDAGIARAIAQTALYDAAVAESGAPGLSQA; this is encoded by the coding sequence ATGGATACCTCTTCTGCCACCGCGCCGGAACGCGCACATCTTCGCCTCGGGTTCGTCGCGCTGAGCGACGCGGCCCCGCTGATCGTCGCGCAGCGCCTGAACCTCGGCGAACGGCACGGCCTCACGCTCGAACTCAGCCGCCAGCCGTCGTGGGCCGCCGTGCGCGACAAGCTGCTGAGCGGCGAGCTCGACGCCGCACATGCGCTGTACGGGCTCGTCTGCGGCCTGCAGCTCGGCATCGGCGGCCCGCAGGCCGACATGGCCGCGCTGGTGGTGCTGAACCGCAACGGCCAGGCGATCTCGTTGTCGCGCGGCCTCGCCGACGCGTATCGCGCCGGCGGCAGCGTGCGCGACGCGTTCGCGACGCTCGGCCGCAAGCCGCTCCTCGCGCAGACGTTCCCGACCGGCACGCACGCGATGTGGCTGAACCACTGGCTCGCGTCGCACGACGTCGATCCGCTGCGCGACGTGCGCAGCGTCGTGATCCCGCCGCCCGAGATGGTGGCCGCGCTCGCCGGCGGCGAACTCGACGGCTTCTGCGCCGGCGAGCCGTGGCATGCCGTGGCCGAGGCGTGCGGCGCGGGGCGGACCGTTGCCGTCACGAGCGAGATCTGGCCCGATCATCCGGAGAAGGTGCTCGCCGCCCGGCGCGATTTCGTCGCGCTGTACCCGGCCACGGCCCGCGCGCTGATCCGCACGCTCGTCGATGCCTGCGCGTGGCTCGACAGCGCCGCGCACCGTCGCGAGGCGGCCGACTGGCTGGCGTCGCCCGATGCGCTCGGCGTGCCCGCCCGGCTGATCGCGCCGCGCCTGCTCGGCGATTACGGCTCGGGCCCGTTCGCCGTGCCGCCGCTGCCGATCCGCTTCCACGACGGCGGCGCCGTGAACCGCCCCGATCCGCGCGAAGGCGAGTGGTTCCTGTCCCAATACCGGCGCTGGGGCATGCTCGACGGGGCGCACGACGACGCGGGGATCGCCCGGGCGATCGCGCAAACCGCGTTGTATGATGCTGCCGTCGCCGAAAGCGGCGCACCGGGCCTGTCGCAGGCGTGA
- a CDS encoding uracil-DNA glycosylase family protein — MPKPTRAPLDVLLTEIRACRACEADLPLGPRPVVRAHRDARILIVGQAPGARVHASGIPWDDASGQRLRGWLDVDPDTFYDETRFAIVPMGFCYPGRGASGDNPPRPECAPLWIDRLLAELPSIRLTLLIGQYAQRHFLRDTRKATLTDTVHAWRDYGPEVLPLPHPSPRNQAWFKHQPWFDAEVVPELRRRVAPLLTR, encoded by the coding sequence ATGCCGAAACCCACGCGCGCGCCGCTCGACGTGCTGCTCACCGAAATCCGCGCGTGCCGTGCCTGCGAAGCCGACCTGCCGCTCGGCCCGCGCCCCGTCGTGCGCGCCCATCGCGACGCGCGCATCCTGATCGTCGGGCAGGCGCCGGGCGCACGCGTCCACGCGAGCGGCATTCCGTGGGACGACGCGAGCGGCCAACGGCTGCGCGGCTGGCTCGACGTCGACCCCGACACGTTCTACGACGAGACGCGCTTCGCGATCGTGCCGATGGGCTTCTGCTACCCGGGCCGCGGCGCCAGCGGCGACAACCCGCCGCGCCCCGAATGCGCGCCGCTGTGGATCGACCGGTTGCTCGCCGAACTGCCGTCGATCCGGCTCACGCTGCTGATCGGCCAGTACGCGCAGCGGCATTTCCTGCGCGATACGCGCAAGGCCACGCTGACCGACACCGTGCACGCCTGGCGCGACTATGGCCCCGAGGTGCTACCGCTGCCGCATCCGTCGCCGCGCAACCAGGCGTGGTTCAAGCACCAGCCGTGGTTCGACGCGGAGGTCGTGCCCGAGCTGCGGCGCCGGGTCGCGCCTTTGCTCACTCGGTAA
- a CDS encoding DUF3331 domain-containing protein: protein MTEAPVAADAVAMPSCGGVVAHPLLTIGRAPIPEHAAAAAAPLRPQLFVTVLEADEHALLIRWVESGRCHYGEQRWRLRVALQPGHCAISGQPIEAGEPVFRPVRRPVPANGDEMICPASVPGAAGLARDAAAEGDDAREPADVCG, encoded by the coding sequence ATGACCGAAGCGCCTGTCGCGGCCGATGCCGTCGCGATGCCGTCGTGCGGCGGCGTGGTTGCGCATCCGCTCTTGACGATCGGCCGAGCGCCGATTCCGGAGCATGCGGCGGCCGCAGCGGCGCCGTTGCGCCCGCAATTGTTCGTCACGGTGCTGGAGGCCGACGAGCATGCGCTGCTGATCCGCTGGGTCGAGAGCGGCCGGTGCCATTACGGCGAGCAGCGCTGGCGCTTGCGCGTCGCGTTGCAGCCGGGCCACTGTGCGATCTCGGGGCAGCCGATCGAGGCGGGCGAGCCGGTGTTCCGGCCGGTGCGAAGGCCGGTGCCGGCGAATGGCGACGAGATGATCTGCCCGGCGTCGGTGCCGGGAGCGGCCGGACTGGCACGTGACGCCGCCGCGGAGGGCGACGACGCGCGCGAGCCGGCCGACGTTTGCGGTTGA
- the cobA gene encoding uroporphyrinogen-III C-methyltransferase, with the protein MTTGKVTLLGAGPGDPDLLTLKAVKALAAADVLLLDDLVAPGIVELAPQARVIRVGKRGGCRSTPQAFIEKLMRRYALRGAHVVRVKGGDALLFGRAGEELATLRAAAIPVEIVNGISSGFAAAASLGISLTHRAHCHGVTFVTAHRQDHGEPDWARLAATGTTLAVYMGMSRVDSIAAGLLAVLSPSTPAAAVQWAGTPDERRWIGTLGDLARGIDEARLGSPAVILVGGAIGEAAVQHAPDAGAAIETVLSRAA; encoded by the coding sequence ATGACGACAGGCAAAGTCACGCTGCTGGGCGCCGGCCCCGGCGATCCCGATCTCCTCACGCTGAAGGCCGTCAAGGCGCTGGCCGCTGCCGACGTGCTGCTGCTCGACGATCTCGTCGCACCCGGCATCGTCGAACTCGCCCCGCAGGCACGCGTGATCCGCGTCGGCAAGCGCGGCGGCTGCCGCTCCACGCCGCAGGCATTCATCGAGAAGCTGATGCGCCGCTACGCGCTGCGCGGCGCGCACGTGGTGCGCGTGAAAGGCGGCGATGCGCTGCTGTTCGGGCGCGCCGGCGAAGAACTCGCGACGCTGCGCGCCGCCGCGATTCCGGTCGAGATCGTCAACGGCATCTCGTCGGGCTTCGCGGCCGCCGCGAGCCTCGGCATCTCGCTCACGCACCGCGCGCATTGCCACGGCGTCACGTTCGTCACCGCGCACCGTCAGGACCACGGCGAACCCGACTGGGCGCGCCTCGCGGCGACCGGCACCACGCTCGCGGTCTACATGGGCATGAGCCGCGTCGACAGCATTGCCGCCGGCCTGCTCGCCGTGCTGTCGCCCTCGACGCCGGCCGCGGCCGTGCAATGGGCCGGCACGCCCGATGAACGCCGCTGGATTGGCACGCTAGGCGATCTCGCGCGCGGCATCGACGAAGCGCGGCTCGGCAGCCCGGCGGTGATCCTCGTCGGCGGCGCGATCGGCGAAGCGGCCGTGCAGCACGCGCCGGACGCGGGCGCCGCGATCGAAACGGTCTTGTCCCGGGCCGCGTAA
- a CDS encoding ANTAR domain-containing response regulator, producing MNTPASSSRLRVLLVTDTDKPIGELGDALAHLGYEMLNDVATPARLPAAVEEQHPDVVIIDTDSPSRDTLEQLAVMHATAPRPVLMFSHDANQSLIRAAVGAGVSAYLVEGLSAERLAPILEVALARFSHDDALRRRLADVERELAERKLIDRAKRLLMDERKLSEHDAYAALRKRAMNQGLRIVDVARQLLDASPQS from the coding sequence ATGAATACGCCTGCTTCTTCCTCACGCCTGCGCGTGCTGCTCGTCACCGACACCGACAAGCCGATCGGCGAGCTCGGCGACGCGCTCGCGCACCTCGGCTACGAGATGCTGAACGACGTCGCGACGCCCGCGCGCCTGCCGGCTGCCGTCGAGGAGCAGCATCCCGACGTCGTGATCATCGATACCGATTCGCCGTCGCGCGACACGCTCGAGCAGTTGGCCGTGATGCATGCCACAGCGCCGCGCCCCGTACTGATGTTCAGCCACGACGCCAACCAGTCGCTGATCCGCGCGGCGGTCGGCGCAGGCGTCAGCGCCTATCTCGTCGAAGGGCTGTCGGCCGAACGCCTGGCGCCGATTCTCGAAGTCGCGCTGGCCCGCTTCTCGCACGACGACGCGCTGCGCCGCCGGCTGGCCGACGTCGAGCGCGAGCTCGCAGAACGCAAACTGATCGACCGTGCGAAGCGCCTGCTGATGGATGAGCGCAAGCTGTCCGAACACGACGCCTACGCGGCGCTGCGCAAGCGCGCGATGAATCAGGGCCTGCGCATCGTCGACGTCGCGCGGCAACTGCTCGACGCGTCACCCCAGTCATGA
- a CDS encoding GNAT family N-acetyltransferase, which translates to MSTLTNAFQQPIGHPVPDWSTRPRPERIVLEGRYCRLEPLDAERHAADLHAAYSQAPDGSDWTYLAHGPYADEASYREYARTAQASPDPLHYTVIDRATGRAVGTLALMRIDPANGVIEVGSVTFSPLLKRTPISTEAQFLLMKYAFDTLGYRRYEWKCDDLNLPSRKAAARLGFRYEGTFRQAIIYRGRNRDTAWFSIIDGEWPDVRAAFEAWLAPENFDAHGKQRQSLTAIRHAQASARDAASRANDATRVTVRPLVAADEAAWRPLWQGYQQFYDTALSEAVFATTWARLMDPAEPMFVLGAFDASGALVGIVHAIYHRSCWTEGPYCYLQDLYTAPDARGQGAGGALIEAVYEHAREAGASRVYWLTHETNTTARALYDKLANNAGFIQYRHDVKK; encoded by the coding sequence TTGTCCACGCTCACCAATGCTTTCCAGCAACCCATCGGCCACCCCGTTCCCGACTGGTCCACGCGCCCGCGCCCGGAGCGCATCGTGCTCGAAGGCCGCTACTGCCGGCTCGAACCGCTCGACGCCGAGCGCCACGCGGCCGACCTGCACGCCGCCTACTCGCAGGCGCCGGACGGCAGCGACTGGACCTATCTCGCACACGGCCCGTACGCCGACGAAGCGAGCTACCGCGAGTACGCGCGCACCGCGCAGGCGAGCCCGGATCCGCTGCACTACACGGTGATCGACCGCGCCACCGGCCGCGCGGTCGGCACGCTCGCGCTGATGCGCATCGATCCGGCCAACGGCGTGATCGAAGTCGGCTCCGTCACGTTCTCCCCGCTGCTCAAGCGCACGCCCATTTCGACCGAAGCGCAGTTCCTGCTGATGAAGTACGCGTTCGACACGCTCGGCTACCGGCGCTACGAATGGAAGTGCGACGACCTGAACCTCCCGTCGCGCAAGGCCGCCGCACGCCTCGGCTTCCGCTACGAAGGCACGTTCCGGCAGGCGATCATCTACCGCGGCCGCAATCGCGACACCGCGTGGTTCTCGATCATCGACGGCGAATGGCCGGATGTGCGCGCCGCGTTCGAAGCGTGGCTCGCACCGGAGAACTTCGACGCCCACGGCAAGCAACGCCAGTCGCTCACCGCGATCCGCCATGCGCAGGCAAGCGCGCGCGATGCGGCCAGCCGCGCGAACGACGCGACACGCGTCACGGTGCGCCCGCTCGTCGCCGCCGACGAAGCCGCGTGGCGCCCGCTGTGGCAGGGTTATCAACAGTTCTACGACACCGCGCTGAGCGAGGCGGTGTTCGCCACGACGTGGGCACGCCTGATGGATCCCGCCGAGCCGATGTTCGTGCTCGGCGCATTCGACGCATCGGGTGCGCTGGTCGGAATCGTGCACGCGATCTACCACCGCTCGTGCTGGACCGAAGGGCCGTACTGCTACCTGCAGGACCTGTACACCGCACCCGACGCACGCGGGCAAGGCGCCGGCGGCGCGCTGATCGAGGCCGTGTACGAACATGCCCGCGAAGCCGGGGCGAGCCGTGTGTACTGGCTCACGCACGAAACCAACACGACGGCACGCGCGCTGTACGACAAGCTCGCGAACAACGCCGGGTTCATCCAGTACCGGCACGACGTGAAGAAGTAA
- a CDS encoding YkgJ family cysteine cluster protein, with the protein MNDTPTDLDFACNGCGGCCHDLRIPLTIDEAIAWLQRGGHVELLCDAMPWLVEPEPDNAFAAYKRVRSTAALSGSLPVRITVMLTATHAGPCPNLRDDLRCAIYDARPLVCRIYPAEVNPFVPLVPDGKQCTPDAWQQAPFVRGGTIVDAATRENIARSRAASEAETPLRARLCTVLGIDTAAVANEGFAVHAPPAATLLAALTALTAQRASESAPANADDTIAWTLVSNRTSTLNALVSVGAASQPAGRANPHTRYLGFHPDE; encoded by the coding sequence ATGAACGACACCCCCACCGACCTCGACTTTGCCTGCAACGGCTGCGGCGGATGCTGCCACGACCTGCGCATTCCGCTGACGATCGACGAGGCTATCGCGTGGCTGCAGCGCGGCGGCCACGTGGAGCTGCTGTGCGATGCGATGCCGTGGCTCGTCGAGCCCGAGCCCGACAACGCGTTCGCCGCGTACAAGCGCGTGCGCTCGACCGCCGCGCTCAGCGGCTCGCTGCCCGTCCGCATCACGGTCATGCTCACCGCCACACATGCCGGGCCGTGCCCGAACCTGCGCGACGACCTGCGTTGCGCGATCTACGACGCGCGCCCGCTCGTGTGCCGCATCTATCCGGCCGAAGTGAATCCGTTCGTGCCGCTGGTGCCGGACGGCAAGCAATGCACGCCCGACGCATGGCAGCAGGCGCCGTTCGTCCGCGGCGGCACGATCGTCGACGCGGCCACCCGCGAGAACATCGCGCGCTCGCGTGCGGCGAGCGAAGCCGAGACGCCGCTGCGGGCACGGTTGTGTACGGTGCTGGGGATCGATACGGCTGCGGTGGCCAATGAAGGGTTCGCGGTCCATGCGCCGCCGGCCGCCACGCTGCTCGCCGCGCTGACGGCTTTGACGGCGCAGCGCGCGTCGGAGTCGGCCCCGGCCAATGCCGACGACACCATCGCTTGGACCTTGGTGTCGAACCGTACGTCGACGTTGAATGCACTCGTGTCGGTCGGCGCGGCAAGCCAGCCTGCCGGTCGCGCCAACCCGCACACCCGTTATCTCGGCTTCCATCCGGACGAATGA
- a CDS encoding DUF4303 domain-containing protein: MSDFSDFQRDIADAARATFRALRAQHPDEHFYAFALYTDSGAMTVVPAANSVEGLRRIREQHAVPDDDPWYAWGFSEWAYAAAEASPFNAICGKLADDVLSPQFVRSRFPEFARQLHADMIAALRLLDREGLFGTGDERAAITLFVSISDDDAAEALENESAKALNPPAVADAFLRRYD, from the coding sequence ATGAGCGACTTTTCTGATTTCCAGCGAGACATTGCCGACGCCGCGAGAGCGACATTCAGGGCGCTGCGGGCGCAACACCCGGACGAGCATTTCTATGCGTTCGCGCTGTATACCGACAGCGGCGCGATGACGGTGGTGCCGGCAGCCAATTCGGTCGAGGGGCTGCGCCGGATCCGCGAGCAGCACGCCGTCCCGGACGACGACCCGTGGTATGCGTGGGGCTTTTCCGAATGGGCGTACGCGGCGGCGGAAGCGTCGCCGTTCAATGCGATCTGCGGCAAGCTCGCTGACGACGTGCTCAGTCCGCAGTTCGTCCGGTCGAGATTCCCGGAATTTGCGCGGCAACTGCACGCGGACATGATCGCGGCGTTGCGCCTGCTCGACCGCGAAGGCTTGTTCGGCACGGGCGACGAAAGGGCGGCGATCACGCTGTTCGTGTCGATCAGCGACGACGATGCTGCCGAGGCGCTGGAAAACGAATCGGCGAAAGCACTGAATCCGCCGGCCGTCGCCGACGCATTCCTGCGCCGCTACGACTGA
- a CDS encoding fumarylacetoacetate hydrolase family protein, giving the protein MSAYVIDAAERPSVEVDQSSARFPVRRVFCVGRNYADHAREMGADPDREPPFFFTKPADAIVPASGTVAYPPLTNDLHHEIELVVAIGKDGRSIAPADALSHVWGYGVGVDLTRRDLQAEAKKLSRPWDWAKGFDASGPVTALRAASATGHPATGRIWLAVNGETRQQGDLADMIWAVPDVIAYVSRSVELKAGDLIFTGTPAGVGALQPGDRVTGGVDGVATFEFVVGAKP; this is encoded by the coding sequence ATGTCCGCCTATGTCATCGACGCTGCCGAGCGTCCTTCCGTCGAAGTCGACCAGTCGTCCGCGCGCTTTCCGGTGCGCCGTGTCTTCTGCGTCGGCCGCAACTACGCCGACCACGCACGCGAAATGGGCGCCGATCCCGACCGCGAACCGCCGTTCTTCTTCACGAAGCCGGCCGATGCGATCGTTCCGGCCAGCGGCACCGTCGCCTATCCGCCGCTGACGAACGACCTTCATCATGAAATCGAGCTGGTCGTCGCGATCGGCAAGGACGGCCGGTCGATCGCCCCGGCCGACGCGCTGTCGCACGTGTGGGGCTACGGCGTCGGCGTCGACCTCACGCGCCGCGACCTGCAGGCCGAAGCAAAGAAGCTGAGCCGTCCGTGGGACTGGGCGAAGGGTTTCGACGCATCGGGCCCCGTCACCGCGCTGCGCGCGGCATCGGCCACCGGCCACCCGGCAACGGGCCGCATCTGGCTCGCGGTCAACGGCGAAACACGCCAGCAAGGCGACCTGGCCGACATGATCTGGGCCGTTCCTGACGTCATCGCGTATGTGTCCCGTTCGGTCGAGCTGAAGGCCGGCGATTTGATCTTCACCGGCACGCCGGCGGGCGTCGGCGCGCTGCAGCCCGGCGATCGCGTCACGGGCGGTGTCGACGGCGTCGCGACGTTCGAATTCGTCGTGGGCGCGAAGCCGTAA
- a CDS encoding MFS transporter, translating to MTDKATRIDLFSFRTAPMRAFHLTWMAFFVCFFAWFACAPLMPLIAREFHLTAAQVANINIAAVAATIAVRLLVGPLCDRFGPRRVYVGLLLLGAIPVFAVSFTHDYLSFLICRLGIGAIGAGFVITQYHTSVMFAPNVVGTANATTAGWGNAGAGATQALMPLLVAAGLMLGFGEDSSWRIALVVPGAAMLVMAWAYWRFTQDCPQGDILALRKEGVTVDSGKKGGWASFFTACGNYRVWMLFVTYGACFGVEVFIHNIAALYYVDHFSLSLKDAGFAVGLFGLLALFARALGGWLSDKIAARRSLDVRAMLLCALIVGEGLGLIWFSHAQSVGIALVAMLTFGLFTHMACGATYALVPFIDRKALGGVAGIVGAGGNVGAVAASFLLKGIGDVQHTLSLLGLAVTATALCAMAVRFSEEHKAREAELRDRALAASGVAN from the coding sequence ATGACCGACAAAGCTACCCGTATCGATCTCTTCAGCTTCCGCACCGCGCCGATGCGCGCGTTCCACCTGACGTGGATGGCGTTCTTCGTGTGCTTCTTCGCATGGTTCGCGTGCGCGCCGCTGATGCCGCTGATCGCACGCGAATTTCACCTGACGGCCGCACAGGTCGCCAACATCAATATCGCGGCGGTGGCCGCGACGATCGCCGTGCGGCTGCTGGTCGGCCCGTTGTGCGACCGCTTCGGCCCGCGCCGCGTGTACGTCGGCCTGTTGCTGCTCGGCGCGATCCCCGTGTTCGCGGTGTCGTTCACGCACGACTACCTGTCGTTCCTGATCTGCCGGCTCGGCATCGGCGCGATCGGCGCGGGCTTCGTGATCACGCAGTACCACACGTCGGTGATGTTCGCGCCGAACGTGGTCGGCACCGCGAACGCGACGACGGCCGGCTGGGGCAACGCCGGCGCAGGGGCGACGCAGGCGCTGATGCCGCTGCTCGTCGCCGCCGGCCTGATGCTCGGCTTCGGCGAGGATTCGTCGTGGCGCATCGCACTGGTCGTGCCGGGCGCCGCGATGCTCGTGATGGCCTGGGCGTACTGGCGCTTCACGCAGGACTGCCCGCAAGGCGACATCCTCGCGCTGCGCAAGGAAGGCGTGACGGTCGACAGCGGCAAGAAGGGCGGCTGGGCGAGCTTTTTCACGGCCTGCGGCAACTATCGCGTGTGGATGCTGTTCGTCACGTACGGCGCGTGCTTCGGCGTCGAGGTGTTCATCCACAACATCGCCGCGCTGTACTACGTCGATCACTTCAGCCTGTCGTTGAAGGACGCCGGTTTCGCGGTCGGCCTGTTCGGGCTGCTCGCGCTGTTCGCCCGCGCGCTCGGCGGCTGGCTGTCCGACAAGATTGCCGCGCGCCGCAGCCTCGACGTGCGCGCGATGCTGCTGTGCGCACTGATCGTCGGCGAAGGGCTCGGGCTGATCTGGTTCTCGCATGCGCAAAGCGTCGGCATCGCACTCGTCGCGATGCTCACGTTCGGCCTGTTCACGCACATGGCCTGCGGCGCGACCTACGCGCTGGTGCCGTTCATCGACCGCAAGGCGCTCGGCGGCGTGGCGGGGATCGTCGGCGCGGGCGGCAACGTCGGCGCGGTGGCCGCGAGTTTCCTGCTGAAGGGTATCGGCGACGTGCAGCACACGCTGAGCCTGCTCGGCCTGGCCGTCACCGCGACCGCGCTGTGCGCGATGGCCGTGCGCTTCAGCGAAGAGCACAAGGCGCGCGAAGCCGAGCTGCGCGACCGCGCGCTGGCTGCCAGCGGCGTCGCGAACTGA
- a CDS encoding MFS transporter, whose product MQSNLPVASERASPRLATLILLCAFSVLPLSLFLPSLPAIARDLRADYALVALSLGGYAAVAASLEFVMGPLSDRFGRRPVVMVSVGVFALGSLGCAMATDIRAFLACRLMQAAITSVYPVSMATIRDTGGGTYAASRIGYAAMAAAFAPMLGPTLGGALDQTSGWRASFWLLGAAGIALFVWCAFDLVETHANRASTLVQQLRAYPALLRARRFWAYALCMAFSTGAFYAFLAGAPLAAQTVFGIAPAAIGFYMGTITAGFVCGSFLAARYARRYALATTILFGRVVACAGPLIGLALMFGGATQAIAWFGPCVLVGIGNGLSNPGAHAGAVSVCPELAGSASGLAGAMTIAGGAAFSSLTGAVLTAGNAGYAPLVMMLLSAALALAAAACVRVFDARDAGR is encoded by the coding sequence TTGCAATCGAACCTGCCGGTCGCTTCCGAACGGGCGTCGCCGAGACTCGCGACGCTGATCCTGCTGTGCGCGTTCTCGGTGCTGCCGCTGAGCCTGTTCCTGCCGTCGCTGCCGGCCATCGCGCGCGACCTGCGCGCCGACTATGCCCTCGTCGCGTTGTCGCTCGGCGGCTACGCGGCGGTGGCCGCGTCGCTGGAGTTCGTGATGGGGCCGCTGTCGGACCGGTTCGGGAGGCGACCGGTCGTCATGGTGAGTGTCGGCGTGTTTGCGCTCGGCTCGCTCGGCTGCGCGATGGCGACCGACATTCGTGCGTTCCTGGCCTGCCGGCTGATGCAGGCGGCGATCACGTCCGTCTATCCGGTGTCGATGGCGACGATCCGCGACACCGGCGGCGGTACGTACGCGGCGAGCCGGATCGGCTATGCGGCGATGGCGGCCGCGTTCGCGCCGATGCTTGGCCCGACGCTCGGCGGCGCGCTCGACCAGACGTCGGGTTGGCGTGCGAGCTTCTGGCTGCTCGGCGCGGCGGGCATCGCGCTGTTCGTCTGGTGCGCGTTCGACCTTGTCGAAACCCATGCGAACCGGGCGTCTACCCTCGTGCAGCAGCTTCGCGCGTATCCGGCGCTGCTCCGTGCGCGCCGTTTCTGGGCCTATGCGCTCTGCATGGCGTTTTCGACCGGCGCGTTCTACGCGTTCCTGGCCGGCGCGCCGCTTGCCGCGCAAACGGTGTTCGGCATCGCGCCGGCGGCGATCGGCTTCTACATGGGGACCATCACGGCCGGCTTCGTGTGCGGCAGCTTCCTGGCCGCGCGTTACGCGCGCCGCTACGCGCTGGCCACGACGATCCTGTTCGGGCGCGTGGTCGCGTGCGCGGGGCCGTTGATCGGCCTCGCGCTGATGTTCGGTGGAGCGACGCAGGCGATCGCATGGTTCGGGCCGTGCGTGCTGGTCGGCATCGGCAACGGGCTGAGCAATCCCGGGGCGCATGCCGGCGCGGTGTCGGTGTGCCCGGAACTGGCGGGCAGTGCATCGGGGCTGGCCGGCGCGATGACGATCGCCGGGGGCGCCGCGTTTTCGTCGCTGACGGGGGCGGTGCTGACGGCCGGCAACGCGGGCTATGCGCCGCTCGTGATGATGCTGCTGTCGGCCGCGCTCGCGCTGGCGGCGGCCGCCTGCGTGCGGGTGTTCGATGCGCGCGACGCCGGGCGGTGA
- a CDS encoding helix-turn-helix transcriptional regulator, with translation MPSIAPPRLYGMPERSDRLDFYIRDQASRQAITEPHRHAYFQIQFNLGGDTEQRIGGVTRPFPRGALAFVLPHREHLIPHPEGAHFIVINFSQAFLRADLDVDPLDLEDVPAHRFPELTPFRFQEHLDFILTGDTYEEARRLALCMLDTDRVRTFGSTTLLRGYLLQLIGLVCTQYAGALDKLAQRGAQRAGRRDALARVLRHVRANLTREDLTLAATAEAAFLSPNYLAHLVRKETGSTFTDLVTERRIALAQSLLAHTSRRIADIARSVGFRDEGYFARRFRARVGVSPKAYRDANAALPDGDDTPSAADA, from the coding sequence ATGCCCTCCATCGCCCCGCCGCGCCTGTACGGGATGCCCGAACGCAGCGACCGGCTCGACTTCTACATCCGCGACCAGGCGTCGCGCCAGGCGATCACCGAACCGCACCGGCACGCGTATTTCCAGATCCAGTTCAATCTCGGCGGCGACACCGAACAGCGGATCGGCGGCGTCACGCGGCCGTTTCCGCGCGGCGCGCTCGCGTTCGTGCTGCCGCACCGCGAGCACCTGATCCCGCATCCGGAAGGCGCGCACTTCATCGTGATCAACTTCAGCCAGGCGTTCCTGCGCGCCGATCTCGACGTCGACCCGCTCGATCTCGAGGACGTGCCCGCGCACCGCTTTCCCGAGCTGACGCCGTTCCGCTTCCAGGAACACCTCGACTTCATCCTGACCGGCGACACCTACGAAGAAGCGCGCCGCCTCGCGCTGTGCATGCTCGACACCGATCGCGTGCGCACGTTCGGCTCGACCACGCTGCTGCGCGGCTACCTGCTGCAGCTGATCGGGCTCGTCTGCACGCAGTATGCGGGTGCGCTCGACAAGCTCGCGCAGCGCGGCGCCCAGCGCGCGGGCCGGCGCGACGCGCTCGCGCGCGTGCTGCGGCACGTGCGCGCCAACCTGACCCGCGAAGACCTGACGCTCGCCGCGACCGCCGAGGCCGCGTTCCTGTCGCCCAACTACCTCGCGCACCTGGTCCGCAAGGAAACCGGCAGTACGTTCACCGATCTCGTGACCGAGCGCCGGATCGCGCTCGCGCAGTCGCTGCTGGCGCATACCAGCCGGCGCATCGCGGATATCGCACGCTCGGTCGGCTTCCGCGACGAAGGGTATTTCGCGCGGCGCTTCCGTGCGCGGGTCGGCGTATCGCCGAAGGCATACCGCGACGCGAACGCCGCGCTACCGGACGGCGACGACACACCGTCGGCGGCCGACGCGTAG